The Acidicapsa ligni genome has a window encoding:
- a CDS encoding response regulator — protein MIRPCFLVVDRETSSGISTRKLILETAKFNVITAYSSYEAIETLKKFPAIEGVVADSGMIDMPCEELISALKALRPDIPTVVICTPRGGICKTADHSLESFDPRLLLALLQKLHPVATAEIEKRNEDLEDGYFKAR, from the coding sequence ATGATCAGGCCCTGTTTCCTTGTAGTAGATCGCGAAACCTCCAGCGGCATCTCGACCCGCAAACTGATCCTTGAAACCGCAAAGTTTAACGTCATCACCGCCTATAGCAGCTACGAGGCAATCGAAACCCTCAAAAAGTTTCCCGCGATTGAAGGCGTAGTCGCCGACTCCGGAATGATCGATATGCCCTGCGAAGAACTGATATCCGCCCTCAAGGCGCTGCGCCCCGATATCCCTACCGTCGTCATCTGCACACCAAGAGGCGGCATCTGTAAAACAGCCGATCATTCGCTGGAGTCCTTTGACCCAAGGCTGCTTCTCGCCCTGCTGCAAAAACTTCATCCGGTAGCCACTGCCGAAATCGAAAAGCGGAACGAGGACTTGGAAGACGGCTACTTCAAAGCTCGATAG
- a CDS encoding alginate lyase family protein produces the protein MPPFQSPITRRQACKLLATVAIPSASTWALPIPKEDAYKLVAANDRQRILKAAANYLPLQPQTITAFPSLKIPGGPHDFFSQADYFWPDPQNPSGPYINRDGQSNPENFNDHRKAMIALSIQMPALTAAWLLTRDRNYGQQACNHLRAWFINPATRMNPNLEYSQGVHGVSTGRSWGIIDTLHLVEVARAASIVSPHFLNPAEQTALKDWFRSYLQWLKTSDKGQHERDAQNNHATCWALQASEFARLIDDTTTRSEIHRQYTEILLPDQLGLDGSFPKELARTKPYSYSIFNFDVMATLCQSLKSVEPELLTFQLPDGRGICKAAHFIYPYLKDKTTWPYVKDVEHFEALPVRSPGLLFTGLACHQQPNIALWKTLNPDPTDHEVIRNNPIRQPLLWI, from the coding sequence ATGCCGCCATTCCAATCCCCGATTACCCGCCGCCAGGCCTGCAAACTCCTTGCAACGGTAGCCATTCCCTCCGCTTCTACCTGGGCTCTCCCAATCCCCAAAGAGGATGCCTACAAATTAGTCGCCGCTAACGATCGCCAGCGAATCCTCAAAGCGGCCGCCAACTATCTCCCCCTGCAGCCCCAGACGATAACGGCATTCCCTTCCCTCAAAATCCCCGGCGGCCCGCACGATTTCTTCTCTCAGGCCGACTACTTCTGGCCCGATCCTCAAAATCCCAGCGGCCCATATATCAATCGCGACGGCCAAAGTAATCCTGAAAACTTCAATGACCATCGCAAGGCCATGATCGCGCTCTCCATTCAGATGCCGGCCCTCACCGCTGCCTGGCTCCTTACACGCGATCGCAACTATGGCCAACAAGCCTGCAATCACCTACGCGCCTGGTTTATCAACCCTGCCACCCGCATGAACCCCAACCTTGAATACTCCCAGGGAGTTCACGGAGTCTCCACGGGTCGCTCCTGGGGCATCATCGACACACTGCACTTAGTCGAAGTAGCCCGTGCCGCCAGCATCGTCAGCCCACACTTCCTCAACCCCGCGGAACAGACCGCGCTCAAGGATTGGTTCCGCAGCTACCTGCAATGGCTCAAGACCAGCGACAAAGGCCAGCACGAACGCGACGCCCAAAACAACCATGCCACCTGCTGGGCTCTCCAGGCATCGGAGTTCGCCCGTCTCATCGACGACACGACCACCCGCAGCGAAATCCACCGGCAGTACACCGAAATACTTCTGCCCGATCAACTTGGCCTCGACGGGTCATTTCCCAAAGAACTGGCTCGCACCAAGCCCTATAGTTACTCCATCTTTAACTTCGATGTTATGGCCACACTCTGCCAGTCGCTTAAGTCTGTCGAGCCGGAGTTACTAACATTCCAACTCCCCGACGGCCGCGGAATCTGCAAAGCCGCCCACTTTATCTATCCCTATCTAAAAGACAAAACCACATGGCCATACGTAAAAGACGTAGAACATTTTGAAGCATTGCCCGTCCGCTCTCCCGGTCTGCTCTTCACCGGCCTGGCTTGCCACCAGCAACCTAACATAGCCCTATGGAAAACCCTCAACCCCGACCCCACCGACCACGAAGTCATCCGGAACAACCCAATTCGCCAACCCCTGCTCTGGATATGA
- a CDS encoding GAF domain-containing protein, which yields MESLILNPADADTGIEIIDLLTDPAFNSRRLHLHDTMIQMEALQRLANAFVESPDTILQELVNAAVDLCGADSAGISIEQEDKTDEKYYLWVATAGSYSNFLNATLPRYPSACGVCIERGTPQLFRVTQRFFDIMKVEAPAVTDGILLPWQVEETRGTIWIVSHQKSVAFDGDDLRLMQTLANFAAMGVRQQRQQKILVEQAKATAAAALANELAHNINNPLQSVTNLLYLAREDKDHREASSLAHELTEPVQRLSSLVQEILALPIGKLRSE from the coding sequence ATGGAAAGCTTGATCCTGAATCCCGCTGATGCTGATACCGGCATAGAGATCATCGACCTGCTCACGGATCCTGCCTTCAACTCCAGGCGGCTTCACCTGCACGACACGATGATCCAGATGGAAGCTCTCCAGCGTCTGGCCAACGCCTTCGTAGAAAGCCCCGATACTATCCTCCAAGAACTGGTAAACGCAGCTGTCGATCTCTGTGGAGCTGACAGCGCCGGCATCAGCATCGAGCAGGAAGATAAGACAGACGAAAAATACTACCTCTGGGTCGCCACCGCCGGCAGTTACTCCAATTTTTTGAACGCTACACTCCCCCGCTACCCCAGCGCTTGCGGCGTCTGCATCGAACGCGGCACACCACAGCTCTTCCGCGTAACCCAGCGCTTCTTCGACATCATGAAAGTCGAGGCCCCAGCCGTCACCGACGGAATCCTCCTTCCCTGGCAGGTTGAAGAGACCCGCGGCACCATCTGGATCGTGTCGCATCAAAAGTCAGTAGCCTTTGACGGCGACGATCTGCGCCTCATGCAAACTCTTGCTAACTTCGCCGCCATGGGCGTTCGTCAGCAACGCCAGCAAAAAATTCTCGTGGAGCAAGCCAAAGCCACCGCCGCAGCAGCACTCGCAAACGAGCTCGCCCACAACATCAACAACCCGCTGCAAAGCGTGACCAACCTGCTCTATCTGGCTCGCGAAGACAAAGACCATCGAGAGGCATCCAGCCTGGCCCACGAATTAACCGAGCCAGTCCAGCGTCTCTCTTCTCTCGTCCAGGAAATTCTCGCCCTGCCAATAGGCAAGCTCCGCTCTGAATAA
- a CDS encoding SGNH/GDSL hydrolase family protein gives MPSKLHTSGILTVLFFVSCIITPAQAPSAKINAKPFYLHDGDTVVFYGDSITEQRYYTYWIEFYTATRFPHMQVQFFNAGYGGDRVTGGGGGPVDERLARDVFPHKPTVVTIMLGMNDGGYQPLNASIENDYTKGYEHILTSIQQTLPTTRISLFGPSPYDEITRRTKILGGYNPTLVRFSELDKGLAAKYHATYIDLNAPFVKALKRGTAINPLAIELLLPDKIHPEQLAHWFMALPVLKGWNAPSIVSSLIIDADKATIIEQTNTHIADLHKSDLGLTWTALDDALPLPLDDTNPAQHFLRQLIDIEEQLNQQPLQIHKLKAGLYQLMIDGKPTAKITAQEFEKGINLADLDTPMRGQSNAVGWTIRDRDSTHYVRSRMLVSQMKTGISEEQGVRDLIDFEQVQQKMIYELAQPKPHTFQVLPIEGATK, from the coding sequence ATGCCTTCTAAGCTGCATACCAGCGGTATACTGACCGTTTTGTTTTTTGTGTCGTGCATCATTACTCCAGCTCAGGCTCCGTCTGCCAAGATAAATGCAAAGCCTTTCTACCTGCATGATGGCGACACCGTTGTCTTCTACGGTGACAGCATCACCGAGCAGCGCTATTACACCTACTGGATTGAGTTCTATACGGCCACTCGCTTTCCCCACATGCAGGTTCAATTCTTCAATGCCGGATACGGTGGTGACCGTGTAACCGGCGGCGGGGGCGGCCCTGTTGATGAGCGCCTGGCCCGCGATGTCTTCCCGCACAAGCCAACCGTAGTCACCATCATGCTCGGTATGAACGATGGCGGTTATCAGCCATTGAACGCTTCAATTGAAAACGACTATACAAAGGGCTACGAGCACATCCTCACCTCTATCCAGCAGACACTGCCCACTACGCGCATCTCTCTGTTTGGACCATCCCCGTATGACGAAATAACCCGACGAACAAAGATCCTTGGTGGCTACAATCCAACGCTCGTACGATTCTCTGAATTAGATAAAGGACTAGCCGCGAAATACCACGCCACCTATATTGACCTCAACGCTCCATTTGTAAAGGCGCTCAAGCGCGGCACTGCAATAAATCCGCTCGCGATCGAACTGTTGCTCCCCGACAAAATTCATCCGGAGCAACTAGCGCATTGGTTCATGGCTCTCCCAGTACTCAAAGGCTGGAACGCACCTTCAATAGTTTCGTCGCTTATTATCGATGCGGATAAAGCAACCATCATCGAGCAAACCAATACTCACATCGCAGATCTTCATAAGAGTGACTTGGGCCTTACTTGGACAGCGCTCGACGACGCGCTTCCACTTCCTCTGGACGACACAAATCCTGCCCAACATTTTCTCCGCCAACTGATTGATATTGAAGAGCAGTTGAATCAACAGCCTCTCCAGATACATAAACTGAAGGCCGGTCTTTATCAACTGATGATCGACGGTAAGCCAACCGCAAAGATCACGGCTCAGGAGTTTGAAAAGGGAATCAACCTCGCCGACCTCGATACGCCAATGCGAGGGCAGTCCAACGCTGTTGGGTGGACTATCCGCGATCGCGACAGTACTCATTATGTTCGCTCGAGAATGCTCGTGAGTCAGATGAAGACCGGCATTTCAGAAGAGCAAGGCGTGAGAGATCTGATCGACTTCGAGCAGGTACAACAGAAAATGATCTACGAGCTCGCGCAACCAAAACCTCACACCTTTCAGGTATTACCAATCGAAGGCGCAACTAAATGA
- a CDS encoding glycoside hydrolase family 88/105 protein, whose protein sequence is MTVLFHGYLTGPIAHLHRKIKPYSLLIFLLTASMAIGSGTAFAMQRDVLPGLGDSPSESIAGPLAHDLSPALKKKDVAHALRKVADWQLSRVQDHYSQDWTFAALYAGFVAVPPTVHGNAYQHAMITMSKQFDWKLGSRSEHADDHAVGQTYLALYEKHHDPAMIAPTRATMDALILHVDDPQQPLWWWCDALFMAPPVLANLSKTTGDKKYIDFMDREWWITSKLLYDPQEHLYSRDATFLDKKEKNGTKVFWSRGNGWVMAGLVRVLEAMPKDYPSRQQYVIQLQEMAASIAALQGKDGLWRPGLLDADAYQLPELSGSAFYTYALAYGVRTGILDRKRYLPVVEKAWAGLLAHVYQDGRLGCIQPIGAAPGDFTASSSYVFGVGAFLLAGSEVYELSPK, encoded by the coding sequence ATGACAGTTCTATTTCATGGTTACTTAACTGGGCCCATTGCCCATCTTCATCGCAAAATCAAGCCTTATAGTCTGCTGATATTTCTATTGACGGCAAGCATGGCGATTGGCTCTGGCACAGCTTTTGCAATGCAACGAGATGTGCTGCCCGGCCTCGGCGACTCGCCCTCAGAGTCAATCGCAGGGCCATTGGCCCACGATCTATCCCCTGCGTTGAAGAAGAAGGATGTAGCCCACGCACTTCGCAAAGTAGCTGACTGGCAACTTAGTCGTGTCCAGGATCACTATAGTCAGGATTGGACTTTCGCCGCGCTGTACGCTGGTTTTGTAGCTGTTCCACCTACAGTTCATGGCAATGCATATCAGCACGCAATGATAACCATGAGCAAGCAATTCGATTGGAAATTAGGTTCACGTTCAGAACATGCCGACGATCATGCGGTTGGGCAAACGTATCTCGCGTTATATGAAAAGCACCATGATCCAGCTATGATCGCGCCAACACGCGCAACCATGGATGCACTCATCCTGCACGTGGACGACCCGCAGCAACCCTTGTGGTGGTGGTGCGATGCGTTGTTCATGGCTCCCCCTGTACTCGCGAATCTATCGAAAACAACTGGCGATAAGAAGTACATCGACTTCATGGATCGCGAGTGGTGGATCACCTCGAAGCTCCTCTACGACCCGCAAGAACATCTCTACTCTCGCGATGCAACGTTCCTCGATAAGAAAGAGAAGAACGGAACAAAAGTCTTCTGGTCGCGCGGCAATGGATGGGTAATGGCCGGCCTGGTTCGCGTACTTGAAGCAATGCCCAAAGACTATCCATCGCGACAACAATATGTGATCCAGCTACAAGAAATGGCTGCATCCATCGCAGCACTTCAAGGCAAAGATGGACTCTGGCGTCCTGGCCTGCTTGATGCAGACGCGTATCAACTTCCCGAGCTCTCGGGTTCAGCGTTTTACACGTATGCTCTGGCGTATGGTGTGCGTACAGGAATCCTCGATAGAAAGCGCTATCTTCCTGTAGTAGAAAAGGCGTGGGCTGGCCTTCTTGCACACGTATATCAGGATGGAAGGCTAGGTTGCATCCAACCTATCGGCGCTGCTCCCGGTGATTTTACCGCTAGCTCAAGCTATGTATTTGGAGTAGGCGCATTTCTGCTTGCAGGCTCCGAAGTCTACGAACTTTCGCCGAAGTAA
- a CDS encoding DUF4861 domain-containing protein: MMTISMLAGVNASYAQQLVLTNLLHETRTTEVIQLPLADVRKRVPNIEHMIAENARTHERLPTQIYPNADGVKPETLLIAVQLSKGETLTLDFVPADHEPSANPLVYGREALERKDDFAWENQYTTYRVYGPALEATGEITSGIDVWSKRVPNLVIDSFYKRDAEGSRTHNPSLSYHKDDGVGLDSYLVGPSRGCGGTGILSDGKLWVSNNYTHLRMLSSGPVRFAFELTYAPWIANGVEVTETKRITLDAGTHLNKIDSTFTFNGVSDIDAAGGLAVHAGAAFEQLADGNILSVWDTPQDPTADRIATGLVVIPGQHTTASQLSGNALISMHLHSGETLSYLAGSGWSKADMPTQQAWNIYLQQTLTQLQHPVVIRWTKDKKHP, from the coding sequence ATGATGACTATCTCTATGCTTGCAGGCGTGAATGCGTCGTATGCCCAGCAACTCGTTCTCACCAATCTGCTGCATGAAACACGAACGACAGAGGTGATCCAACTTCCGCTTGCCGATGTTCGTAAACGAGTCCCAAACATAGAGCACATGATCGCCGAGAACGCTCGCACTCACGAGAGGCTGCCAACTCAGATTTACCCCAATGCCGATGGAGTCAAACCAGAGACACTACTCATCGCAGTTCAGCTTTCAAAGGGCGAAACGCTGACGCTGGACTTTGTCCCAGCCGACCATGAGCCGTCAGCCAACCCTCTTGTCTATGGACGCGAAGCGCTCGAACGCAAAGATGATTTCGCATGGGAAAATCAATACACAACCTATCGCGTCTACGGCCCCGCACTTGAAGCAACAGGCGAGATCACGTCCGGCATAGATGTTTGGTCAAAGCGTGTTCCTAATCTCGTTATCGATAGTTTTTATAAGCGCGATGCCGAGGGCTCACGCACGCATAATCCGTCTCTCTCCTATCACAAAGACGATGGTGTCGGATTGGATTCGTATCTCGTCGGCCCGTCCCGTGGATGTGGCGGCACTGGCATTTTGAGCGATGGTAAGCTATGGGTATCGAATAACTACACGCACTTACGCATGCTATCCAGCGGGCCGGTACGCTTTGCATTTGAGCTGACGTATGCTCCCTGGATAGCAAACGGAGTTGAGGTCACCGAAACCAAGCGCATCACTCTCGATGCTGGCACACATCTCAATAAAATCGACTCCACATTCACCTTCAATGGTGTGTCTGACATTGACGCAGCAGGCGGATTGGCTGTCCATGCCGGGGCAGCGTTTGAGCAACTTGCCGACGGAAATATTTTGTCCGTGTGGGACACACCACAAGACCCCACCGCAGATAGAATTGCGACTGGTCTCGTTGTGATTCCAGGGCAGCACACCACCGCATCGCAGTTGAGCGGCAACGCGCTGATCTCCATGCATCTGCACTCCGGCGAAACATTGAGCTATCTCGCAGGATCTGGCTGGTCCAAGGCCGACATGCCGACACAGCAAGCATGGAACATCTATCTGCAACAGACACTCACGCAGCTACAGCATCCAGTTGTAATTCGCTGGACCAAAGACAAGAAGCATCCGTAG
- the kduI gene encoding 5-dehydro-4-deoxy-D-glucuronate isomerase, which translates to MKFLEMPDSVRYTRMNTEELRSSFLIESLFTKDAVELIYVDLDRTVIGSAVPATGALTLPCPNELRATSFLERRELGVLNIGGPGTIEVDGEAFTLDKLDALYISRGNASITFRSTEASTPAEFYLLSYPAHATYPTTLIRKAEQIATTLGSQETANLRHISRLIHLEGTRSCQLVMGVTELESGSVWNTMPPHTHMRRSEVYLYFDIPASDRIIHLIGPPQETRHLVIANKQVVVSPGWSIHAGVGTRNYKFCWGMGGENQVYSDMDPAPITDLR; encoded by the coding sequence ATGAAGTTTCTCGAAATGCCAGACTCAGTCCGCTACACACGCATGAATACAGAGGAATTGCGTAGCTCCTTCCTCATCGAATCGCTGTTCACCAAAGACGCAGTGGAACTGATCTATGTCGATCTCGACCGCACTGTCATTGGCTCCGCAGTTCCAGCAACCGGAGCGCTCACACTTCCCTGTCCCAATGAACTGCGCGCGACATCTTTCCTTGAAAGAAGGGAACTAGGCGTTCTCAACATCGGAGGCCCAGGCACAATCGAAGTCGATGGCGAAGCATTTACTCTCGACAAGCTGGATGCTCTCTATATCAGCAGAGGCAATGCATCCATAACCTTTCGTAGCACCGAAGCCTCTACGCCAGCAGAGTTTTATCTGCTCAGCTATCCTGCTCACGCGACATATCCAACTACCCTCATTCGCAAAGCAGAACAGATCGCAACGACACTCGGATCGCAGGAGACAGCAAACCTTCGCCATATTTCCAGACTCATTCATCTTGAAGGAACACGCAGTTGCCAACTCGTCATGGGTGTAACCGAACTTGAGTCAGGCAGCGTATGGAACACCATGCCTCCACATACCCACATGCGCCGCTCAGAGGTCTATCTCTACTTCGACATACCAGCATCGGATCGCATCATTCATCTCATTGGTCCGCCGCAGGAGACGCGTCATCTCGTTATCGCGAATAAGCAAGTCGTAGTCTCACCGGGCTGGTCTATTCATGCAGGCGTTGGCACGCGCAATTACAAGTTCTGCTGGGGCATGGGTGGCGAAAACCAAGTCTATTCCGACATGGACCCAGCACCCATTACAGATCTGCGCTAA
- a CDS encoding DoxX family protein produces MQMEITVHSRGYYVGLVVMGLFYVVSGLNHFRNLQAYLPIMPPYIPWPGMMIYISGAAEILGGIGVLMPDGLVFPRTRAFAAWGIVALLIAVSPVHINMCIHPENFPQIPLWVIWVRLPLQLPLIAWALNYTRR; encoded by the coding sequence ATGCAAATGGAAATCACAGTGCATTCGCGAGGCTATTATGTTGGTCTCGTGGTGATGGGACTGTTTTATGTTGTATCGGGATTGAATCACTTTCGCAATCTGCAGGCTTATCTGCCGATCATGCCTCCATATATTCCGTGGCCTGGAATGATGATTTATATCAGCGGTGCGGCGGAGATTCTTGGAGGCATTGGCGTGTTGATGCCGGATGGGCTTGTCTTTCCGAGAACGCGCGCTTTTGCTGCATGGGGTATCGTGGCGCTGTTGATCGCGGTGTCTCCGGTACACATCAACATGTGCATACATCCGGAGAACTTTCCGCAGATTCCGCTGTGGGTAATCTGGGTGCGATTGCCGCTACAGTTGCCTCTTATTGCATGGGCATTGAATTATACGCGCCGCTAA
- a CDS encoding MATE family efflux transporter, with protein sequence MPRAHWKGELAALVRLAVPVVLSELGWMAQGVVDTIMVGRLGPVSIGAVALGNALFYTPSLFGIGLLLGLDTVVAQAYGRKDYDDCHRWLAQGIYLAIAITPVLMILVAAASFGFGRVGITAEVATPAAAYLRILNWSILPLLIYGASRRYLQGVGQVKVITLTYVAANLINWGGNWVLIYGHFGLPAMGVRGSALSTVIARILMAVSMLGFAWRYERKRGHPLFKHWAGPQLDRIKELIRLGLPAAGQITLEVGAWNAATLSAGWLSPIALATHQIAINYASVTYMVPLGVSAAAAVSVGHAVGAGDKARARRAGWLALGLGTSFMIIAGIVFFIIPRPLIELYTHDPAVLAVGPSLLWIAAAFQIFDGVQTVCTGALRGLGETSAPMIANFIGYWILGLPLGLILCFVLKWGIYGMWIGLTLALIVISSILLLRWHRDSEKLCAQASLQT encoded by the coding sequence ATGCCACGCGCACATTGGAAGGGTGAACTCGCAGCACTCGTGCGCCTCGCCGTTCCCGTCGTTCTAAGCGAACTAGGCTGGATGGCACAGGGCGTCGTCGATACGATCATGGTCGGTAGACTCGGTCCAGTCTCCATCGGCGCTGTGGCACTCGGCAACGCGCTCTTCTACACTCCATCGCTCTTCGGCATCGGTCTGTTGCTCGGTCTGGATACAGTAGTTGCGCAGGCTTACGGCCGCAAGGACTACGACGATTGTCATCGCTGGCTTGCGCAAGGCATCTATCTGGCCATCGCCATCACGCCAGTTCTCATGATTCTCGTAGCCGCGGCAAGCTTCGGCTTCGGCCGCGTCGGCATCACAGCGGAAGTAGCAACGCCTGCAGCCGCCTACCTTCGCATACTCAATTGGAGCATCCTGCCGCTCCTCATCTACGGTGCATCACGTCGTTACCTGCAAGGCGTCGGCCAGGTCAAAGTCATTACGCTCACCTACGTGGCAGCAAACCTCATCAACTGGGGAGGGAACTGGGTGCTCATCTACGGACACTTCGGCCTACCCGCCATGGGGGTTCGCGGTTCAGCTCTCTCTACTGTGATCGCCCGCATCCTGATGGCCGTCTCGATGCTAGGCTTCGCCTGGCGCTACGAACGCAAGCGCGGCCATCCGCTCTTCAAGCATTGGGCTGGACCGCAGCTCGATCGCATCAAGGAACTCATCCGTCTCGGGCTACCGGCCGCCGGGCAGATCACGCTCGAAGTCGGCGCATGGAACGCCGCAACGCTCTCCGCCGGATGGCTCTCGCCCATCGCACTGGCCACACATCAGATCGCCATCAACTACGCCAGCGTCACCTACATGGTGCCACTCGGAGTCTCCGCAGCCGCAGCCGTCAGCGTTGGCCATGCCGTAGGAGCCGGAGACAAAGCCCGTGCCCGTCGAGCCGGTTGGCTTGCGCTCGGCCTCGGCACCAGCTTCATGATCATCGCCGGAATCGTCTTCTTCATCATCCCCAGGCCATTGATCGAACTGTACACGCACGACCCCGCAGTTCTCGCCGTTGGCCCAAGCCTGCTTTGGATCGCTGCCGCCTTCCAGATCTTCGATGGCGTTCAAACCGTCTGCACCGGAGCACTTCGCGGCCTCGGCGAAACCAGTGCTCCAATGATCGCCAACTTCATCGGATACTGGATCCTCGGCCTGCCGCTCGGGCTCATTCTTTGCTTCGTGCTCAAGTGGGGCATCTACGGCATGTGGATCGGTCTCACGCTAGCTCTGATCGTCATCTCGAGCATTCTGCTGCTCCGCTGGCACCGGGATTCTGAAAAGCTGTGTGCGCAGGCTTCGTTGCAAACTTAA
- a CDS encoding DUF1572 domain-containing protein: MALKFTTSYLEDSIGLFYHYKKLTDDAMAQLTDEQLYITLDPEMNSIAIVVKHMSGNMQSRWSDLLATDGEKPWRNRDAEFCEPPGNRDSLLECWEVGWATLFGALKELTEADLVQQVMIRGEAHSVMQAINRQMAHYSYHCGQIVFLAKHLQHASWQTLSVPRGQSEVFNQKVARGEVSQR, translated from the coding sequence ATGGCGCTTAAATTTACGACTTCATACTTGGAAGACTCCATTGGACTCTTTTACCACTATAAAAAGCTGACTGACGATGCGATGGCGCAACTGACGGACGAGCAGCTTTACATTACGCTCGATCCCGAGATGAATTCGATTGCAATTGTGGTCAAGCACATGTCCGGCAATATGCAATCGCGCTGGAGTGATCTGCTTGCAACTGATGGGGAGAAGCCGTGGCGCAATCGGGATGCTGAGTTCTGCGAACCGCCGGGAAATCGCGATTCCCTTCTGGAATGTTGGGAAGTGGGCTGGGCTACGTTATTTGGAGCGCTCAAAGAACTAACGGAAGCTGATCTTGTGCAGCAGGTTATGATTCGCGGCGAGGCCCATTCTGTGATGCAGGCCATCAATCGGCAGATGGCTCACTACAGTTATCACTGCGGACAGATTGTTTTTCTGGCGAAACATCTTCAGCATGCGAGTTGGCAGACGCTGAGCGTTCCCCGTGGACAGTCAGAAGTGTTCAATCAAAAGGTTGCTCGAGGCGAAGTCAGCCAACGTTAA
- a CDS encoding aldo/keto reductase, with protein sequence MSDFIKTFKLGGDLEINRLGFGAMRIVGDGIWGEPKDAENSKQVLKRAVELGVNFIDTADSYGPAVSERLIGEALAPYAKGVVVATKAGLTRQGPNAWAPVGRAEYLIQQAELSLRILKLETIDLWQLHRIDPKTPVEESLGAAKKLQKEGKIRHIGLSEVKVSEIEQARKVVEIVSVQNKYNLSDREHEDVLEYCEKHGIAFIPWFPVAAGKLAQPGGVLDEAAKKHGATLSQLSIAWLLQHSPVILPIPGTSSVKHLEENVKSVDVKLNDSEWAEIEAAAKS encoded by the coding sequence ATGAGTGATTTTATTAAGACGTTTAAATTGGGCGGCGATCTTGAGATTAACCGTCTTGGGTTTGGTGCCATGCGCATTGTCGGCGACGGAATTTGGGGTGAGCCGAAGGATGCTGAAAATTCGAAGCAGGTGTTGAAGCGTGCGGTTGAGTTGGGCGTTAACTTTATCGATACGGCAGATTCCTACGGTCCGGCAGTAAGTGAACGGTTGATTGGCGAAGCGCTGGCGCCGTACGCTAAAGGCGTTGTGGTGGCAACGAAGGCTGGGCTGACACGCCAGGGACCGAATGCATGGGCTCCCGTTGGGCGTGCTGAGTATCTGATTCAGCAGGCCGAGTTGAGCTTGCGCATTCTCAAGCTTGAGACGATCGATCTTTGGCAGTTGCATCGAATCGATCCAAAGACCCCAGTTGAGGAGTCTCTCGGGGCAGCAAAAAAGCTGCAGAAGGAAGGCAAGATCCGGCACATTGGATTGAGCGAGGTCAAGGTTTCGGAGATTGAGCAGGCACGCAAGGTTGTCGAGATTGTGAGCGTCCAGAATAAGTACAACCTGAGCGACCGCGAACATGAGGATGTTCTGGAGTATTGCGAGAAGCATGGCATCGCGTTCATCCCGTGGTTCCCTGTCGCGGCCGGCAAGCTGGCACAGCCTGGTGGAGTGTTGGACGAAGCAGCCAAGAAGCATGGGGCCACGTTAAGCCAGCTTTCGATTGCCTGGCTTTTGCAACATTCGCCTGTAATTCTTCCTATCCCAGGCACCTCTTCCGTGAAGCATCTGGAGGAGAATGTGAAGTCCGTGGATGTGAAGTTGAACGATTCGGAGTGGGCCGAGATCGAGGCTGCTGCGAAGAGCTAA